One stretch of Prochlorococcus marinus XMU1402 DNA includes these proteins:
- a CDS encoding DUF1651 domain-containing protein, producing MDPKYSFGCSTSKPNGCLLNPEGSRMIFFEECKNSPKPNFKIHTHLFYTNHLGEPGGYKSSEKLNIDSAWEKWHELHQKGWTEVSHNYG from the coding sequence ATGGATCCTAAGTACTCATTTGGTTGTAGCACTAGCAAACCCAACGGATGCCTACTAAATCCCGAAGGCAGCAGAATGATCTTTTTCGAAGAATGCAAAAATTCTCCTAAACCTAATTTTAAAATTCATACTCATCTTTTCTACACAAATCACCTTGGAGAACCTGGAGGGTACAAATCCTCTGAGAAACTCAACATAGATTCAGCTTGGGAAAAGTGGCACGAACTTCACCAAAAAGGATGGACAGAAGTATCTCATAATTACGGATAA
- a CDS encoding high light inducible protein gives MEFAKKIMTEKAEKLNGKAAMLGMFALVGAYYFTGQILPGIF, from the coding sequence ATGGAATTCGCAAAAAAAATCATGACCGAAAAAGCTGAAAAGCTTAATGGTAAAGCAGCAATGCTTGGAATGTTTGCTCTTGTAGGAGCCTACTATTTTACTGGTCAAATTCTTCCAGGTATTTTCTAG
- a CDS encoding high light inducible protein — translation MANSNVTTESGGRQNMFPTETRPYIDESVSYDSYPQNAEKVNGRWAMIGLVALVGAYVSTGQIIPGIF, via the coding sequence ATGGCTAATTCAAACGTTACTACTGAATCAGGCGGCAGACAGAATATGTTTCCTACTGAGACACGTCCTTACATAGATGAGTCTGTTTCTTACGACAGCTACCCACAAAATGCGGAAAAAGTTAATGGTCGTTGGGCAATGATTGGTCTTGTTGCACTAGTAGGTGCTTACGTTTCAACTGGACAAATTATTCCTGGCATTTTTTAA
- a CDS encoding heat-labile enterotoxin alpha chain: MIRLLIASILFFTPIGGFADEKQREIENEAINLVIKKYGKGLENRLKGTGVTPSYRSWYENDCFVSIAAGTYQEDTWSAMKWFSVNVCSESAEMMESE, from the coding sequence ATGATACGTTTACTTATTGCATCAATTCTTTTTTTTACTCCAATAGGAGGTTTTGCTGATGAAAAGCAAAGAGAAATTGAGAATGAAGCTATAAATCTTGTTATTAAAAAATATGGAAAAGGCTTAGAAAATAGATTAAAAGGAACAGGAGTAACTCCCAGTTATCGAAGTTGGTATGAAAATGATTGTTTTGTAAGTATTGCAGCAGGTACATATCAAGAAGATACTTGGTCGGCAATGAAGTGGTTTAGCGTTAATGTCTGTTCTGAATCAGCTGAAATGATGGAAAGTGAATGA
- a CDS encoding chlorophyll a/b-binding protein — protein sequence MSPLSGFLAVIVFFTATLVAYLTKQFQNENLNYSSSNQMKNTNTKVKTIEKEKVVAETLNGRFAMLGLIAAVGAYLTTGQIIPGFV from the coding sequence ATGAGTCCACTTTCAGGTTTTTTAGCCGTAATTGTATTCTTTACAGCCACCCTCGTTGCTTATCTAACCAAGCAATTTCAAAATGAAAATTTAAACTATTCATCTTCTAATCAAATGAAAAACACAAACACAAAAGTCAAAACAATCGAAAAAGAAAAAGTTGTTGCTGAAACTCTTAACGGCAGATTCGCAATGCTTGGACTAATTGCTGCTGTTGGAGCATACCTAACAACAGGTCAAATAATTCCTGGTTTCGTTTAA
- a CDS encoding type 1 glutamine amidotransferase — translation MKEIKRLLVLQHLEIEGPGLFEQFAKERDLKIEIIRLDNKNALPQTKKGDLILIMGGPMGVKDIGSERYPWLKLERDFIKKELENKRPIIGVCLGAQLLASAAGGDVEILKYGSPPKALPEIGWSQIFINKSNKDFKALFEDPFHVLHWHGDRILLPNKAVLIASSSRCKEQFFRIGNFAYGLQFHIETTGGMINNWIKEDKEFVLKGLGLNGQETLKEENKKYIDKTFLKRKLLINKLFELLDN, via the coding sequence ATGAAGGAAATAAAACGCCTATTAGTTTTGCAGCATTTAGAAATAGAGGGGCCAGGTCTTTTTGAACAATTTGCTAAAGAAAGAGATTTGAAAATCGAAATTATTCGTTTAGATAATAAAAATGCTCTGCCGCAAACAAAAAAAGGTGACTTAATTCTAATTATGGGTGGGCCAATGGGAGTTAAAGATATTGGAAGCGAAAGATATCCCTGGCTTAAGTTAGAAAGAGATTTTATAAAAAAAGAATTAGAAAATAAAAGACCTATAATCGGTGTTTGCTTGGGTGCTCAGTTGCTTGCGAGTGCTGCTGGAGGAGATGTAGAAATTCTTAAATATGGATCACCTCCAAAAGCATTACCGGAAATTGGATGGTCTCAAATTTTTATTAATAAATCAAATAAAGACTTTAAAGCACTGTTTGAAGACCCTTTTCATGTACTGCATTGGCATGGAGATAGGATTTTATTACCTAATAAAGCAGTACTTATTGCTAGTAGTTCACGTTGTAAGGAACAGTTTTTTAGGATTGGTAATTTTGCTTACGGATTACAATTCCATATAGAGACGACGGGGGGAATGATAAATAACTGGATTAAAGAAGATAAAGAGTTTGTCCTTAAAGGATTAGGCTTAAATGGTCAGGAAACTTTAAAAGAAGAGAATAAAAAATATATTGATAAAACTTTTTTAAAAAGAAAGCTTCTAATAAATAAATTATTTGAATTATTAGATAATTAA